Proteins found in one Brevibacillus brevis genomic segment:
- a CDS encoding amino acid ABC transporter substrate-binding protein, with protein sequence MKKLLFSLLASTLLVALAGCGSSSTGQPPQNSAAPAPTEEKKEQNLLEKVKADGKILIGTEGTYAPFTFHDQSGKLTGYDVEVVTEVAKRIGVEPVFQETQWDAMFAGLDSKRFDVVANQVGIRPDRQEKYDFSNPYTVSTAVLVTHKDNTTVKGFEDIKGLKAAQTLTSNLTDIAKKNGAEIVGVEGFNQAIDLLVSKRVDITINDGISLLDFMKQKPDVPIKIIAKDPNVAKNGFLFRKDSAELVDAFNKALDDMTKDGTLAKISEKWFGADVSK encoded by the coding sequence ATGAAAAAACTATTATTTTCCCTTCTCGCTTCCACTCTGTTAGTCGCATTGGCAGGTTGCGGGTCGTCTTCAACGGGACAGCCACCGCAAAATAGTGCCGCTCCTGCCCCAACAGAAGAGAAAAAAGAACAAAACTTGTTGGAAAAAGTAAAAGCCGACGGTAAAATTCTGATCGGAACCGAGGGCACATACGCGCCGTTTACGTTCCACGATCAGTCTGGCAAGCTGACGGGCTATGATGTGGAGGTCGTGACAGAGGTAGCGAAGCGCATCGGTGTTGAGCCTGTGTTTCAAGAAACACAATGGGATGCGATGTTCGCTGGACTTGACTCCAAGCGCTTTGATGTCGTAGCGAATCAGGTAGGCATTCGCCCTGATCGTCAGGAAAAATACGATTTCTCCAATCCATATACTGTATCCACAGCGGTCCTTGTCACCCATAAAGACAACACGACCGTAAAAGGCTTTGAGGATATTAAAGGTTTGAAAGCAGCGCAAACATTGACGAGCAACCTCACCGATATCGCGAAGAAAAACGGAGCGGAAATCGTCGGTGTGGAAGGCTTTAACCAAGCGATTGACCTGCTTGTTTCCAAGCGTGTAGACATTACGATCAACGATGGGATTTCCCTGTTGGACTTCATGAAGCAAAAGCCTGATGTTCCTATCAAAATTATCGCAAAAGATCCGAACGTAGCGAAAAACGGTTTCCTCTTCCGCAAGGACAGCGCAGAGCTGGTTGATGCATTCAACAAAGCACTGGATGACATGACGAAAGATGGTACCCTTGCAAAAATATCAGAGAAATGGTTTGGTGCAGATGTCTCTAAGTAG
- a CDS encoding amino acid ABC transporter ATP-binding protein, whose translation MITITDVHKQFNTLHVLKGISLSVEKGKVVVIIGPSGSGKTTLLRCLNALEVPTSGSVQIGDVKLDFSKKVERTSIPKLRKQTGMVFQNYNLFPHMTAVENVMEGPVTVKKEDKEKARTKAVALLKKVGLGDKLDHFPAQLSGGQQQRVGIARALAMDPQVMLFDEPTSALDPELVGEVLKVMKELAQEGMTMIVVTHEMGFAREVADEVIFMDQGVIVERDTPSHLFAKPREERTRQFLQHLK comes from the coding sequence ATGATTACGATCACGGATGTGCATAAACAATTCAACACCTTACATGTGCTCAAAGGAATTTCCCTCTCGGTGGAAAAAGGAAAGGTAGTCGTTATCATCGGTCCTTCTGGCTCCGGGAAGACAACCTTGCTTCGCTGCCTGAATGCACTTGAGGTTCCGACCAGCGGCAGCGTCCAAATTGGCGACGTCAAGCTGGACTTTTCCAAAAAAGTAGAGAGAACAAGTATTCCGAAGCTGCGTAAGCAGACAGGGATGGTGTTCCAAAACTACAATCTGTTCCCTCACATGACAGCCGTTGAAAATGTCATGGAGGGGCCTGTCACTGTCAAAAAGGAAGACAAAGAAAAAGCACGCACGAAAGCCGTTGCTCTCCTGAAAAAGGTCGGTCTCGGCGACAAGCTGGACCATTTTCCGGCACAGTTGTCTGGCGGACAGCAGCAGCGCGTAGGGATTGCGCGGGCATTGGCGATGGACCCGCAAGTCATGCTATTTGACGAGCCTACCTCCGCTCTCGACCCGGAGCTCGTTGGCGAAGTGTTGAAGGTGATGAAGGAGCTTGCCCAGGAAGGAATGACAATGATCGTTGTCACGCACGAGATGGGGTTCGCCCGGGAAGTGGCCGACGAAGTTATTTTCATGGACCAAGGCGTCATCGTGGAGCGAGATACACCTTCCCATTTGTTTGCAAAGCCGCGTGAGGAACGCACACGTCAGTTCTTGCAGCATTTGAAGTAG
- a CDS encoding AEC family transporter translates to MELQTLQQSILIMAVIIGIGSLIGYRQPLTADSRQLVITIIVNVAMPCIILDGIFQTTIDQHMLTQIFAIFFISIILNCLGIFIGWLGARALPLPVKKRREIALLSGLGNTGFIGLPLCAALFGPKGALLAAIFDAGVDVVLWTVGVMMLQEKGSFSLKGLKTLINIPMIAIVFGLGSAIIGFVPPEPVKQLFGTLSKLASPLAMMYIGMLLPMFLRNKPQVSLKLLSMPLTFKLVVFPLMTAFLLSVFQIDSDIVSVSLVQVAMPTLTLASILFGRYAADEEMGAMTTVCSTLLALLSIPVVLVMGNWLLH, encoded by the coding sequence ATGGAACTACAAACGTTGCAGCAGTCCATCCTCATCATGGCCGTCATCATTGGGATCGGTAGCTTAATCGGCTACCGGCAACCCTTGACTGCGGACTCCCGCCAACTCGTCATCACGATTATTGTAAACGTTGCCATGCCGTGCATTATTTTAGACGGGATCTTTCAGACAACCATTGATCAACATATGTTAACCCAAATTTTTGCAATATTCTTCATTTCCATTATCCTGAACTGCTTGGGCATTTTTATCGGCTGGTTAGGTGCGCGTGCACTACCGCTTCCTGTGAAAAAACGTCGGGAGATCGCGCTTTTGTCCGGCTTGGGGAATACTGGATTCATCGGTTTGCCGCTTTGTGCGGCATTGTTTGGGCCAAAAGGGGCGCTCTTGGCGGCTATTTTCGACGCAGGGGTGGATGTTGTGCTATGGACAGTGGGTGTGATGATGCTCCAGGAAAAAGGAAGCTTTTCCTTGAAAGGGCTCAAAACACTCATCAACATTCCGATGATCGCGATTGTATTCGGACTCGGTTCTGCCATCATCGGGTTTGTGCCGCCTGAGCCTGTGAAGCAGCTGTTTGGAACGCTGTCCAAGCTCGCCTCTCCGCTAGCCATGATGTATATTGGTATGCTCTTGCCCATGTTTTTGCGCAACAAACCGCAAGTATCCCTGAAGCTTTTGAGCATGCCACTTACGTTTAAACTAGTTGTTTTTCCGCTGATGACGGCATTTCTTTTGTCCGTTTTTCAAATCGACAGCGATATTGTCAGCGTTTCCCTCGTGCAAGTAGCAATGCCCACCCTGACATTAGCCTCGATCTTGTTCGGGCGCTATGCGGCGGATGAGGAGATGGGTGCCATGACGACGGTTTGTTCTACCTTGCTGGCGCTCTTGTCCATCCCGGTTGTTCTGGTCATGGGAAATTGGCTTTTGCATTAA
- a CDS encoding stalk domain-containing protein: MKGKSILAVALTLQVLAAYPVQAAVSSTPQITTAPILVNGEQAPLVKAPLLVQQRTYVSAEDASRILEGSWKQDATNGEMKLAKGTLTFHLVTGKVALNGKWLLDGQGAIVRDKQVYLPLRWMAEQAGHQITWNAEKKAVEIVMAGEESAFTLVDADKLTEQERTFIDSVKEQQGIHKQGDLYVIARGPSPNPGYGLQVTKVEQSLEQVFVYVKQTLPDPGRMYPQVISYPYLAAKVKLPPYTTISFLDAETKKPLFATEGNGSR; the protein is encoded by the coding sequence ATGAAAGGCAAATCGATTTTGGCTGTTGCCCTCACACTGCAAGTGTTGGCGGCTTATCCTGTGCAGGCGGCAGTGTCTAGCACACCACAAATAACGACAGCTCCGATACTGGTAAACGGAGAGCAAGCTCCCTTGGTAAAAGCACCGCTTCTCGTCCAGCAGCGTACGTATGTCTCCGCAGAGGATGCGAGCAGGATTTTGGAAGGTTCTTGGAAACAGGATGCAACGAATGGGGAAATGAAGCTGGCGAAAGGTACGCTGACGTTCCACCTCGTTACAGGAAAAGTAGCGTTGAATGGCAAGTGGCTACTAGATGGGCAGGGCGCAATCGTGCGTGACAAGCAAGTGTATTTGCCGCTGAGATGGATGGCAGAGCAGGCCGGACATCAAATCACGTGGAATGCCGAGAAAAAGGCGGTGGAAATTGTGATGGCTGGGGAAGAGAGTGCTTTTACGCTTGTCGATGCGGATAAACTGACAGAACAGGAACGTACGTTTATTGACTCGGTAAAAGAACAGCAAGGTATTCACAAGCAAGGGGATCTGTATGTCATCGCTCGCGGCCCATCACCGAATCCCGGTTACGGACTGCAAGTAACCAAAGTCGAGCAGAGCTTGGAGCAGGTTTTTGTGTATGTCAAACAAACGCTCCCTGATCCGGGTAGAATGTACCCGCAAGTGATTTCCTATCCGTATTTGGCGGCAAAAGTAAAGCTGCCACCTTACACGACGATTTCCTTTCTGGATGCAGAGACGAAGAAGCCGCTGTTTGCCACAGAGGGCAACGGAAGTCGATAA
- a CDS encoding amino acid ABC transporter permease has translation MSLSSFFENPERLNRWIDIAQSSFLPLLKGALLYSLTIAIAAFFIGLILAVLTALARLSGIKPLIAIARFYVSIIRGTPLLVQLFIIFYGLPSIGLMIDPIPSAIIGFSLSVGAYSSEVVRAAILSIHKGQWEAAYSLGMTYWQALRRVVLPQAARVSIPPLSNSFISLVKDTSLASVVLVPEMFRKAQEVVAATYEPLLVYVEAALIYWVICFVLSIIQDRIENKLDRYV, from the coding sequence ATGTCTCTAAGTAGCTTCTTTGAAAACCCAGAACGCCTGAACCGATGGATCGATATCGCGCAAAGCTCCTTTCTTCCCCTGTTGAAAGGAGCCTTGCTCTATTCTTTAACAATCGCCATCGCTGCCTTTTTCATTGGTCTAATCTTAGCGGTTCTCACTGCGCTTGCACGTCTATCCGGCATAAAGCCGCTGATTGCCATCGCCCGCTTTTATGTATCGATCATTCGCGGTACCCCTTTATTGGTCCAATTGTTCATCATTTTTTACGGATTGCCGAGCATCGGCTTGATGATCGATCCGATACCATCGGCAATCATCGGCTTCTCTCTCAGCGTAGGTGCCTACTCCTCCGAGGTAGTACGTGCCGCGATCTTGTCCATACACAAAGGACAATGGGAAGCAGCCTACTCCCTGGGGATGACCTACTGGCAAGCACTGCGCAGAGTCGTGCTCCCTCAGGCAGCTCGCGTCTCCATTCCTCCTTTGTCCAATTCGTTTATTAGTTTGGTCAAGGATACTTCGCTGGCTTCGGTCGTTCTGGTTCCGGAGATGTTTCGCAAAGCCCAGGAAGTCGTTGCTGCGACATATGAGCCGCTGCTCGTCTATGTGGAAGCGGCCCTTATCTACTGGGTGATTTGTTTCGTACTCTCCATTATCCAGGATCGCATCGAAAACAAGCTGGACCGTTATGTCTAA
- the abc-f gene encoding ribosomal protection-like ABC-F family protein, whose product MIIVATQQLQKSYGADPVLQDITLEIKTGERVGIVGPNGAGKTTLFKLLAGIESPDSGELFRAKGTIWAYLPQTPQYPAEWTGADVVASAFADVIKLQEQMRELEQQMGLLYENEQELNRLMLRYQKLQDEFEQLDGYQWETKMTQVTQGLGVSSELLATPFAQLSGGEKTKAGLAKLLCQQSDVLLLDEPTNHLDVESMEWLEEFLKNYQGTILIISHDRYFLDAVVTSVYHVDGGEAEFYIGNYSAFATEREERLLRQFAAYQEQQKQIKKMKETIKRLKEWGNRSNPPNEAFHRRAKSMEKALARIERIERPKMEADRMGLQFMKTDRSGQDVLKATGVQKTFGGKQLFADASFLLRYGERKALLGPNGCGKSTLIRMLLGEVEPDAGTLKIGSSVKVGYLSQQALEGDQNQRLIDVFREVARVTEPEARHLLARFMFYGEQVFKRIGQLSGGERMRLRLAQMMHQEINLLILDEPTNHLDIEARETLEEALADFHGSLFIISHDRYFLQKMVDGVFWVENKRLVHHVGSYEEAREKQKQRIAARAGKPEEIERKQPAVKQVQETAATNATVKRPNPYKLAELEQKITSLEGRKGELTALLQSEGADYEQLVAWQQAIDQVQQEIEVTFSAWMELQEQ is encoded by the coding sequence ATGATTATTGTCGCGACACAGCAATTGCAAAAATCGTACGGAGCAGATCCGGTATTACAAGATATCACATTGGAAATCAAAACAGGAGAACGCGTCGGGATCGTCGGACCGAATGGAGCAGGCAAAACCACGTTGTTCAAGCTGTTGGCAGGTATCGAAAGCCCCGATTCTGGTGAGCTTTTTCGGGCAAAAGGAACGATATGGGCGTACCTGCCGCAAACGCCGCAGTATCCGGCTGAGTGGACGGGGGCGGATGTTGTAGCCAGCGCTTTTGCGGATGTCATCAAGCTCCAGGAGCAGATGCGTGAGCTCGAGCAGCAGATGGGATTGCTTTACGAAAATGAACAAGAGCTAAACCGCCTCATGCTGCGCTATCAAAAGCTGCAAGATGAATTTGAACAACTGGATGGCTATCAGTGGGAGACGAAAATGACCCAGGTGACACAAGGCTTGGGAGTTAGTTCAGAACTGTTAGCGACACCTTTTGCCCAACTCAGCGGTGGGGAAAAGACGAAGGCTGGCCTTGCCAAACTACTTTGTCAACAAAGCGATGTTCTGCTCTTGGATGAGCCGACGAACCACTTGGATGTGGAGTCGATGGAATGGCTAGAGGAGTTTTTGAAAAATTATCAGGGCACGATCCTGATCATCTCTCATGACCGTTATTTTTTGGATGCTGTCGTCACGTCTGTCTATCATGTGGACGGAGGAGAAGCCGAATTCTATATCGGCAATTACAGCGCATTCGCCACGGAGCGTGAAGAGCGCTTGCTGCGCCAGTTTGCCGCTTATCAGGAACAGCAGAAGCAAATCAAAAAAATGAAAGAGACGATCAAACGGCTCAAGGAGTGGGGGAATCGTTCCAATCCGCCAAATGAGGCTTTTCACCGAAGGGCAAAAAGCATGGAAAAAGCACTGGCACGGATTGAGCGTATCGAGCGACCGAAAATGGAAGCGGATCGCATGGGCTTGCAGTTTATGAAAACCGACCGAAGCGGACAGGATGTGCTGAAAGCGACGGGGGTACAGAAAACATTTGGCGGAAAACAATTGTTTGCGGACGCCAGCTTTTTATTGCGTTACGGGGAGCGAAAAGCGCTGCTTGGACCAAATGGCTGCGGGAAATCTACGCTGATTCGCATGCTGCTGGGAGAGGTTGAGCCAGACGCAGGTACGCTCAAAATTGGCAGCAGCGTTAAAGTAGGCTACTTGTCCCAGCAAGCTTTGGAAGGGGACCAAAACCAGCGGTTGATTGACGTTTTCCGTGAGGTAGCCAGAGTGACGGAGCCGGAAGCGCGACATTTGCTGGCACGGTTTATGTTTTACGGCGAACAAGTTTTCAAGCGGATCGGGCAGTTGAGCGGCGGAGAGCGGATGCGACTGCGCTTGGCCCAAATGATGCATCAGGAAATCAACCTGCTCATTCTGGACGAACCAACCAACCATCTGGATATTGAAGCGCGAGAAACATTGGAGGAAGCGTTGGCAGATTTTCACGGGTCGTTGTTCATCATCTCGCATGATCGCTATTTCCTGCAAAAGATGGTAGATGGTGTGTTTTGGGTAGAAAATAAGCGGCTGGTTCACCATGTGGGTTCCTATGAGGAAGCAAGGGAAAAGCAAAAACAGCGGATCGCTGCTCGTGCGGGTAAGCCGGAGGAAATAGAGCGAAAGCAGCCAGCAGTCAAGCAAGTCCAAGAGACCGCCGCGACGAATGCGACAGTCAAACGTCCGAATCCATACAAGCTGGCAGAGCTTGAACAAAAAATAACATCATTAGAAGGAAGAAAAGGCGAACTGACGGCCTTGCTCCAAAGTGAAGGGGCCGATTACGAGCAATTAGTGGCTTGGCAACAAGCGATCGATCAGGTGCAGCAGGAGATAGAGGTAACCTTTTCGGCGTGGATGGAGCTACAGGAGCAGTAG
- a CDS encoding MFS transporter, protein MLDKIGSHSYFFSIIARLGITAHAASLTSPFPSRKVEKANNPLEQIFVRKEVDVVNKKHLALLFFIAFFIMLGFGIIIPILPFFAEKLGATSFQIGVLFASYNIMQLVFAPIWGALSDRVGRKPLISFGLFGFSITFILFGLADSYTEMLLYRILGGIVSAAALPTVTAMVADLFPSEERAKGMGIIGAGIGLSFVFGPVIGGLLSEFGFAVPFYASGIVALLTFFLILFALPESLPKEKRANLQKEQRQNPLVSLFGSMSLLYGILFTVSFAFSGLETTFALYISDLYGFTSKDLGYMFLVMGLIAAAVQGGLIGRMVKQLGEASVLVIGMILYGIGFFAIPLSGNFWVLALILSLFGAGQGMIRATATAMITQRTMQGQGVTSGAISSMDSLGRILGPLAGGAVYQVSHSGPFFLGGVLMVLLLLWFVSGYRRLPEPSTQAQS, encoded by the coding sequence ATACTTGACAAAATAGGTAGCCATTCTTATTTCTTTTCTATTATAGCACGTCTTGGTATAACTGCCCACGCTGCTAGCTTGACTTCACCTTTTCCTTCACGTAAGGTGGAAAAAGCAAACAATCCGCTTGAACAGATTTTTGTGCGAAAAGAGGTAGACGTAGTGAATAAGAAGCACCTTGCCCTCTTGTTCTTTATTGCTTTTTTCATCATGCTCGGTTTTGGCATCATCATCCCCATTCTTCCCTTTTTCGCGGAAAAGTTGGGTGCGACTTCGTTTCAAATCGGTGTCCTTTTTGCCAGCTACAATATTATGCAACTGGTGTTTGCACCGATTTGGGGAGCACTTTCTGACAGAGTCGGGCGAAAACCTCTCATATCATTCGGGCTGTTCGGCTTTTCCATCACCTTTATCCTGTTTGGACTCGCTGACAGTTATACAGAAATGCTTCTGTATCGCATTTTGGGTGGAATCGTCTCGGCTGCCGCATTGCCAACCGTAACCGCTATGGTAGCGGATCTCTTCCCTTCAGAAGAACGGGCAAAAGGAATGGGGATCATTGGCGCCGGAATTGGTCTTAGCTTTGTCTTTGGTCCGGTCATTGGTGGACTGCTCAGTGAATTCGGCTTTGCCGTTCCCTTCTACGCATCGGGTATCGTGGCGTTGCTTACGTTTTTCCTGATCCTTTTTGCCTTGCCAGAGAGCTTGCCAAAAGAAAAACGGGCAAATCTGCAAAAAGAACAACGGCAAAATCCGCTTGTCTCTTTGTTTGGTTCCATGTCCTTGCTGTACGGTATTTTGTTCACCGTCTCCTTTGCTTTTTCGGGTCTGGAAACGACTTTTGCCCTGTACATAAGTGATTTGTACGGTTTTACCTCCAAAGACCTCGGTTATATGTTTCTCGTCATGGGCTTGATCGCTGCCGCGGTACAAGGCGGACTCATCGGGAGAATGGTCAAGCAGCTAGGGGAAGCAAGTGTCCTCGTCATCGGGATGATTCTTTACGGCATTGGATTTTTTGCCATTCCGCTGTCGGGTAACTTTTGGGTGCTGGCGTTGATCCTCTCCTTATTCGGAGCAGGACAAGGAATGATCAGAGCGACAGCCACAGCAATGATCACCCAGCGAACGATGCAAGGCCAAGGCGTGACGAGTGGGGCAATCAGCTCGATGGACAGTCTTGGACGCATCTTGGGTCCATTAGCTGGTGGAGCGGTATACCAAGTCTCCCACAGCGGTCCGTTCTTCCTTGGAGGAGTCTTGATGGTATTGCTCCTCCTCTGGTTCGTCAGCGGCTATCGTCGCCTGCCAGAACCAAGCACACAAGCACAATCGTAA
- a CDS encoding YqgQ family protein: MKINPNEFDLKAFLHRFGLVIYTGDPEGDLLLIEDEIRELYELNVIDKEEFIEAMSALRSKRKAEGRE; this comes from the coding sequence TTGAAAATAAACCCGAATGAATTCGATTTGAAGGCGTTTCTGCACCGTTTCGGATTGGTTATTTATACAGGTGATCCTGAAGGGGATTTGCTGTTGATAGAAGATGAAATTCGGGAGCTATATGAGCTGAATGTCATTGACAAGGAAGAGTTCATTGAAGCCATGTCAGCGTTGCGCAGCAAGCGTAAGGCAGAGGGAAGAGAATAA
- a CDS encoding YybH family protein has product MEEYKRALAQYIDATNTHDFANVEKVLHPNAIYWFSDKTCTSMSEIRAYFENAWHLIKDEVYAATDVQWIAVDQRSASCVYTYQYQGYYNGEFVKGSGRATNIFTKTETDEWKLIHEHLSGKVE; this is encoded by the coding sequence ATGGAAGAATATAAACGGGCGTTAGCGCAATATATTGACGCTACCAATACACATGACTTTGCCAATGTAGAAAAAGTGCTTCATCCGAATGCCATTTACTGGTTTTCTGACAAGACGTGTACATCCATGAGTGAGATCCGCGCTTACTTTGAAAATGCATGGCATCTGATCAAGGATGAAGTCTATGCAGCTACGGATGTCCAGTGGATTGCTGTCGATCAAAGATCCGCTAGCTGTGTATATACGTATCAATATCAAGGCTATTACAACGGGGAATTCGTCAAGGGAAGTGGTAGAGCCACGAATATTTTTACGAAAACAGAGACAGATGAATGGAAGCTCATTCATGAGCATTTGAGCGGCAAAGTTGAGTAA
- a CDS encoding amino acid ABC transporter substrate-binding protein: MKKVILSTLLSCLLLGMVGCSTSGSPSQPNNTTPPADQAASQNLLEKVKAEKKLVVGTEGTYSPFTYHDQSGKLTGYDVEVVTEVAKRLGVEPVFQETQWDAMFAGLDSKRFDVIANQVGIRPDRQEKYDFSKPYTTSRAVLVTHKDNNTVKDFKDIKGLKAGQSMTSNYADLARANGAEIVGVDNFNQAIDLIAQKRVDVVLNDNLSVLDFLKQKPDTPIKVVAKNAEGQPTAFMFRKGSTELIDAINKVLDEMQQDGTLSKISVKWFGEDITK; this comes from the coding sequence ATGAAAAAAGTCATTCTGTCTACTTTACTTTCTTGCCTGCTACTGGGAATGGTTGGCTGTAGCACTTCCGGTTCTCCTTCTCAGCCGAATAATACGACTCCGCCTGCTGATCAAGCAGCTTCGCAAAACTTGCTAGAAAAAGTGAAAGCCGAGAAAAAACTCGTCGTTGGTACGGAAGGTACATACTCTCCGTTTACGTACCATGATCAGTCGGGCAAATTGACCGGTTACGATGTGGAGGTTGTCACGGAAGTTGCCAAGCGACTCGGTGTAGAGCCTGTATTTCAGGAGACCCAGTGGGATGCCATGTTTGCTGGTCTCGACTCCAAGCGCTTTGACGTCATTGCCAATCAGGTAGGAATCCGTCCTGATCGTCAGGAAAAGTACGATTTCTCCAAGCCATATACGACTTCCCGTGCGGTTTTGGTGACTCACAAGGACAATAACACCGTAAAAGACTTCAAGGATATCAAAGGATTAAAAGCCGGACAATCCATGACGAGCAATTACGCTGACCTTGCACGTGCCAATGGGGCAGAAATCGTCGGTGTAGACAACTTCAATCAGGCGATTGACCTGATCGCACAAAAACGCGTGGACGTCGTGCTCAACGATAATTTGTCAGTGCTTGATTTCCTGAAACAAAAGCCCGATACGCCAATCAAAGTCGTGGCGAAAAATGCAGAAGGCCAACCAACCGCTTTCATGTTCCGCAAAGGTAGCACGGAATTGATTGATGCGATTAACAAAGTGCTCGATGAGATGCAACAGGACGGCACCCTTTCCAAAATTTCCGTCAAATGGTTCGGCGAGGATATCACGAAGTAA